The region ACTAAAACCAATGTGCTTACCCGAATGAAGATCCACCGTTGAGATCTAGTGAATCGCGGAGCCCTTGTTGCTACCGTTGGCCATGGAATTAGTCATCATCGTCTTGAACTCCTCGAAATTGACATTGCCGTCACCGTCGGCATCGACGGATCCGATCATCCGATGACAATCTTCGACCGAGCAATTCATGCCGAGGCGACTGAGAACTTGGTGGAGCTCGGAGGCGGAGATGAGGCCGTTGTGATCCTGATCGTAGAGGTCGAAGGCATCCTTAAGCTCGGAGGCGCCGCCGTCTTCTGAGCTCTGGCGGCAGAAGGCTGCGAACTCTTCGAGCGAAATGAAGCCGTCGTGGTCGGAATCGAGTTCTTCCATGACTTGCTGGAGGTCCTTGGAGGCAACGGAGGTGCCGAGGGCTTTGAGAACGTTGCCGAGCTCGGAAACGGAGATCTTGCCGTCGCCGTTGGTGTCGAATTGGGTGAAGACTTTCTTGAGCTCGTCGGAGTTTTGGAGGTACACCGATGGATTGGATTGGATGGGTTCGGAGGTTGGAGTAGTGGTCGCCATGGTTGTGATTGATTTAGTTGTAATGTTTCTCGGTTTCGAGAATTTTTGGTTTGAGAGAATCTGAGCTGATTTGGTTATATATAGGTCTCAAAACATGGAGAGAGACTCACACGGGTAATGCGGATCATGAAgtttttacatttttctcgtAGACCCCAcaattgttttttatttattttttaaatattatatttattttctttcaaaaaaaatattatatttatttttttgagaaaatattgtagggtttatattattttatacttTGTATTTTagctcattacttgtttggaccctgtgttttaaaaaattaatttttagactttgtattttctaaaatagttcaaatagacccctaaactcaattttagtcaaagttttttgaactaaaatcacaaataattcatcaaactaacaactcaaaacaaaaatatagtcattctgcctaagaactgtgttgttatattcaattttttttcatcaaaatcaggtttatgagtctatttgaactattttacaaaatacagaaTCTAAAAAacaatttatcaaaatataaaatttaaataagtaatgaaGTAAAACACATAATGTATAGTCTATAGTCTAGGCTATAGTCTATATCTAATATTTATTATGTGAGTGAGTACATAAATtatgtatgattattattattattattaaattacaGAGTATTTATTGAAACTTATCACTATTTCAAGTTATCgattgaaaaaaattaataagcATTAAATGAGATTTAACAGGTAACTTCCTATTTATCTTGTTaatatgttatt is a window of Humulus lupulus chromosome 4, drHumLupu1.1, whole genome shotgun sequence DNA encoding:
- the LOC133831651 gene encoding probable calcium-binding protein CML27 produces the protein MATTTPTSEPIQSNPSVYLQNSDELKKVFTQFDTNGDGKISVSELGNVLKALGTSVASKDLQQVMEELDSDHDGFISLEEFAAFCRQSSEDGGASELKDAFDLYDQDHNGLISASELHQVLSRLGMNCSVEDCHRMIGSVDADGDGNVNFEEFKTMMTNSMANGSNKGSAIH